From a region of the Flavobacterium sediminilitoris genome:
- the fahA gene encoding fumarylacetoacetase produces the protein MPNIANDPKRKSWINVPENSDFPIQNIPFGVFITKEDVITIGTRIGNSAIDMGALQQLGYFEGIELTDDMFMQDTLNDFISDGKKTWRLVRNRLAHIFDAENPKLRDNKKHCDIIIFDMKDVEMLLPVQIGDYTDFYSSKEHATNVGKMFRDPDNALLPNWLHIPVGYHGRSSTIVPSGVAVRRPNGQTLPAGETQPVFGPSKLVDFELETAFITTDANLMGEAIPIGEAEDYIFGMVLFNDWSARDIQKWEYVPLGPFLAKNFASSISPWIVTMDALEPFRTKGPEQNPEPLAYLQQSGDHAFDINLQVAIQPENAEETVVSNSNFKYMYWSMCQQLTHHTVNGCRVNSGDMMGSGTISGPTEDSFGSMLELTWGGKNPIKLNDGSERKFINDNDTVIIRGYCQNSDIRIGFGECSSKLLPAVDLKF, from the coding sequence ATGCCAAATATAGCAAACGATCCGAAGAGAAAATCATGGATAAATGTCCCTGAAAACAGTGACTTCCCTATTCAAAATATTCCCTTTGGTGTTTTCATTACTAAAGAAGATGTAATTACTATAGGAACTAGAATAGGTAACTCTGCAATAGACATGGGGGCATTACAACAATTAGGATATTTTGAAGGAATTGAGCTTACAGATGATATGTTCATGCAAGATACTCTTAATGATTTTATCTCTGATGGTAAAAAAACATGGCGATTAGTACGAAACCGATTAGCACATATTTTTGATGCTGAAAATCCTAAACTTCGTGATAATAAAAAACATTGCGATATTATTATTTTCGACATGAAAGATGTAGAAATGTTATTACCTGTTCAAATAGGTGACTATACTGATTTTTATAGCTCTAAAGAACATGCTACAAACGTAGGTAAAATGTTTCGAGATCCAGATAATGCATTATTACCAAACTGGCTTCATATTCCTGTAGGATATCACGGTAGAAGTTCAACTATTGTTCCTAGTGGAGTTGCAGTAAGAAGACCTAACGGACAAACATTACCTGCTGGTGAAACACAACCTGTTTTTGGACCATCAAAATTAGTCGATTTTGAACTTGAAACAGCGTTTATAACTACTGATGCAAACTTAATGGGTGAAGCAATTCCTATAGGTGAAGCAGAAGATTATATTTTTGGAATGGTTCTTTTTAATGACTGGAGTGCTCGTGACATTCAAAAATGGGAATATGTTCCATTAGGACCATTTTTAGCTAAAAACTTTGCCTCGTCAATTTCTCCATGGATTGTAACAATGGATGCTTTAGAACCTTTTAGAACTAAAGGTCCAGAGCAAAATCCAGAGCCATTAGCTTATTTACAACAAAGTGGCGATCATGCTTTTGATATTAATTTACAAGTAGCGATTCAGCCAGAAAATGCAGAAGAAACTGTGGTTTCTAATTCTAATTTTAAATATATGTATTGGTCAATGTGCCAACAGTTAACTCATCATACTGTCAATGGTTGTAGAGTGAATTCTGGTGACATGATGGGAAGTGGAACTATTTCTGGACCAACAGAAGATTCTTTTGGCTCAATGCTAGAATTAACATGGGGTGGAAAAAATCCTATAAAACTAAATGATGGTAGTGAAAGAAAATTTATTAACGATAATGACACTGTAATCATTAGAGGATATTGCCAAAATTCTGACATAAGAATTGGGTTTGGTGAATGTTCTAGTAAACTACTTCCTGCTGTAGATTTAAAATTTTAA
- the glyA gene encoding serine hydroxymethyltransferase translates to MQRDEQIFDLILDEQDRQIHGIELIASENFVSDQVMEAAGSVLTNKYAEGYPGKRYYGGCEVVDIVEQIAIDRAKALFGAEYVNVQPHSGSQANTAVFAACLQPGDKILGFDLSHGGHLTHGSPVNFSGKLYSPSFYGVEEETGLLNYDKIQEIALAEKPKMIIAGASAYSRDMDFKRFREIADSVGALLLADISHPAGLIAKGLLNDPIPHCHIVTTTTHKTLRGPRGGMIMMGKDFENPWGLKTPKGETRMMSHILDMSVFPGNQGGPLMHIIAAKAVAFGEALTDEFFRYTMQVRKNAQAMAAAFVSRGYKIISGGTDNHMMLIDLRNKNITGKEAENALVKAEITVNKNMVPFDDKSPFVTSGIRVGTSAITTRGLDENDMEVIVALIDKVIMNHTDEAVLEQVAEEVNDLMGERAMFVF, encoded by the coding sequence ATGCAACGCGACGAACAAATTTTTGACCTGATTCTTGACGAGCAAGACAGGCAAATTCACGGAATTGAACTAATTGCCTCAGAAAACTTTGTAAGTGACCAAGTGATGGAAGCTGCGGGTTCTGTATTAACAAATAAATATGCTGAAGGATATCCAGGTAAGCGTTATTATGGAGGATGTGAAGTAGTAGATATTGTAGAACAAATAGCAATAGATAGAGCAAAAGCATTATTTGGGGCTGAATATGTAAATGTACAACCGCATTCGGGTTCTCAGGCAAATACAGCAGTGTTTGCAGCTTGTTTGCAACCAGGTGACAAAATATTAGGTTTTGATTTATCACATGGTGGTCATTTAACTCATGGTTCACCAGTTAATTTTTCAGGTAAGTTATATTCTCCTTCATTTTATGGAGTAGAAGAAGAAACAGGATTATTAAATTACGATAAAATTCAAGAAATTGCATTAGCTGAAAAACCAAAAATGATTATTGCGGGAGCTTCTGCTTATTCTAGAGATATGGATTTTAAACGTTTTCGTGAAATTGCAGATAGTGTAGGGGCTTTATTATTAGCAGATATTTCTCATCCAGCAGGATTAATCGCAAAAGGATTATTAAATGATCCAATTCCTCATTGTCATATTGTTACTACTACTACTCATAAAACATTAAGAGGTCCTAGAGGTGGAATGATTATGATGGGTAAAGATTTTGAAAATCCATGGGGTTTAAAAACACCTAAAGGTGAAACTAGAATGATGTCTCATATTTTAGATATGTCTGTTTTTCCTGGAAATCAAGGTGGTCCTTTAATGCATATTATTGCGGCTAAAGCTGTTGCCTTTGGAGAAGCTTTAACAGATGAGTTTTTCAGATACACTATGCAAGTTAGAAAAAATGCACAGGCTATGGCTGCTGCATTTGTGAGTAGAGGATATAAAATTATTTCTGGAGGAACAGATAATCATATGATGTTGATTGACTTAAGAAATAAAAATATTACTGGAAAAGAAGCTGAAAATGCATTAGTAAAAGCTGAAATAACAGTAAACAAAAACATGGTTCCTTTTGATGATAAATCACCATTTGTAACATCAGGAATTCGTGTAGGTACATCAGCAATTACTACTCGTGGTTTAGACGAAAACGATATGGAAGTTATTGTAGCTTTAATTGATAAAGTAATCATGAATCATACTGATGAAGCAGTCTTAGAACAAGTTGCTGAAGAAGTAAATGATTTAATGGGTGAAAGAGCTATGTTTGTTTTTTAA
- the tyrS gene encoding tyrosine--tRNA ligase, with product MEILELLKENVEIILPENGLEQKLQEAKNENRKLKIKLGFDPTAPDLHLGHAVVLKKMRQFQDHGHQIIILVGSFTARIGDPTGKNKSRKPLSIEEVQQNAETYIEQLSKIIDINKAKIVFNSDWLDCLPFSEVLQLMSKITLAQLMQRKDFNKRFTENTPIAMHELIYPILQGFDSVQLKCDIEMGGTDQLFNCAMGRQLQEAHEMAPQTVMCMPLLRGTDGVEKMSKSLNNTIGLTDEPNNMFGKTMSIPDSLIMEFLNLTTHFSEDEKRQISLQLTNGENPMNIKKIIAKNIITQYHSEKAAIEAEAFFTNQFQNKKFEDKNFKQISISTLNLQTKAITTVELCKIFKNDLSNSAIRRLIESGAVQINNEKMKEPYKAIEVVKNLKIKIGKLDFYELQE from the coding sequence ATGGAAATACTAGAATTACTAAAAGAAAATGTAGAAATTATATTACCTGAAAACGGATTAGAACAAAAACTACAAGAAGCCAAAAATGAAAATCGAAAATTAAAAATCAAATTAGGTTTTGACCCTACTGCTCCTGATTTACATTTAGGACATGCTGTTGTGCTTAAAAAAATGAGACAATTTCAAGATCATGGGCATCAAATTATAATCTTAGTTGGTAGTTTTACTGCTAGGATTGGAGATCCAACAGGAAAAAATAAAAGCCGAAAACCATTAAGTATAGAAGAAGTACAACAAAATGCTGAAACTTATATAGAACAACTCTCCAAAATTATAGACATAAATAAAGCAAAAATCGTTTTCAATTCCGATTGGTTAGATTGTTTACCGTTTTCGGAAGTTTTACAACTTATGTCTAAAATAACGCTAGCTCAACTCATGCAACGCAAGGATTTTAACAAACGCTTTACCGAAAATACACCTATTGCAATGCATGAACTCATTTACCCTATTCTACAAGGCTTTGATTCTGTTCAATTAAAATGCGACATTGAAATGGGAGGAACTGATCAATTATTTAACTGTGCAATGGGAAGACAATTACAAGAAGCACATGAAATGGCACCGCAAACTGTAATGTGTATGCCTCTTTTAAGAGGAACTGATGGCGTTGAAAAAATGAGTAAGTCTTTAAATAACACTATCGGACTAACCGACGAGCCTAACAATATGTTTGGAAAAACCATGTCAATACCTGATAGTTTAATAATGGAGTTTTTAAATTTAACAACCCATTTCTCAGAAGATGAAAAACGACAGATAAGTCTACAATTGACAAATGGAGAAAATCCAATGAATATTAAAAAGATAATTGCAAAAAATATTATAACACAATATCATAGTGAAAAAGCAGCAATAGAGGCAGAAGCTTTTTTTACAAATCAATTTCAAAATAAAAAATTTGAAGATAAAAACTTTAAACAAATTTCAATAAGTACTTTAAACTTACAGACAAAAGCAATAACAACAGTAGAATTATGCAAAATTTTTAAAAATGATTTATCCAATTCTGCAATTAGACGACTTATAGAAAGCGGAGCAGTTCAAATTAATAATGAAAAAATGAAAGAACCCTACAAAGCAATTGAAGTAGTAAAAAATTTAAAAATAAAAATCGGCAAACTCGATTTCTACGAACTACAAGAATAG
- a CDS encoding HAD family hydrolase: MTIQKKYDGILFDLDGTLLNTLGIYTHIMNELLKKNNFPTHTSKKYRKFIGNGAQNFIAQCLPQNHRKEETIMQIGKEFHLNYQNNYTTHSEVYTGILELLETLQSTGKPIALLSNKSHELTCKCAEHFFPTIKFKQIIGQSDSYKKPDPKGALAIANTLKLPLDKLVLVGDTEVDIVTAQNADIDSIAVTWGFRDEEELKIVAPKYILSETNQLKNYLL, encoded by the coding sequence GGAATACTATTCGATTTAGACGGAACCCTACTAAATACACTAGGAATTTATACCCATATCATGAACGAACTCTTGAAAAAAAATAATTTCCCAACACACACCTCAAAAAAATATCGAAAATTTATTGGCAATGGAGCCCAAAACTTCATAGCACAATGTCTTCCGCAAAACCATAGAAAAGAAGAAACAATAATGCAAATAGGAAAGGAATTTCATCTAAACTATCAAAACAACTACACAACACATTCCGAAGTTTATACAGGCATTTTAGAACTTCTGGAAACACTACAATCAACTGGAAAACCAATAGCACTGCTTTCTAATAAATCCCATGAACTCACTTGCAAATGTGCCGAACATTTTTTCCCAACAATAAAATTCAAACAAATAATAGGACAATCCGATAGCTATAAAAAACCAGATCCAAAAGGAGCATTAGCCATTGCAAACACATTAAAACTACCTCTAGATAAATTAGTTCTTGTTGGCGATACAGAAGTTGATATAGTAACCGCACAAAATGCAGATATCGATAGCATTGCCGTTACTTGGGGATTCAGAGATGAAGAAGAACTAAAAATAGTAGCCCCAAAATATATCCTTAGCGAAACCAATCAATTAAAAAACTATTTACTCTAA